One part of the Ziziphus jujuba cultivar Dongzao chromosome 2, ASM3175591v1 genome encodes these proteins:
- the LOC125422304 gene encoding probable beta-D-xylosidase 5, with protein MACFRLILVCFLWFALLAMSYGREMNPKALSLSNDDVSHVCHPSRFMKLGLEMSKFAYCDSSLSYEVRAKDLVDRMTLAEKVQQTGNTAAGVARIGLPKYEWWSEALHGVSNVGPGTIFDDVVPGATSFPVVLLTAASFNQSLWKNIGEIVSTEARAMYNLGRAGLTFWSPNINVVRDPRWGRCHETPGEDPYVVGVYATNYVRGLQDVKGTENTTDLNSRPLKVASCCKHYAAYDLDSWLGVDRFHFNAKVTEQDMMETFLRPFEMCVKDGDVSSVMCSFNRVNGIPTCADPNLLKGLIRGEWDLHGYIVADCDSVEVIVDYTKFLGDNKEQASSQTLTAGLDLDCGTFYPESLQSAVRAGLIKESDIDRSLRYLYVVLMRLGFFDGSPEFQSLGKDDVCSAEHVELAAQAAREGIVLLKNDDDTLPLDINKVNSIAIVGPHGNATTAMIGNYAGVPCKMVSPFDAFSAIKNKKVTFETGCSNVTCVGNDGLIFTAMESTKNADATLLFVGLDLSIEAEWVDRKNLLLPGDQTDLINQVAATAKGPVVLVIMSGGGVDITFAKNNPKIKSILWVGYPGEKGGQAIADVVFGNYNPGGRLPMTWYEADYVDQIPMTSMQLRPVESLNYPGRTYRFFNGSTVYPFGYGMSYTKFAYKLVSSTQKLDFKLENHQHCRVVNYSDPKFKSDCPAAGVDQLSCEANTVTLEVAVQNVGDKDGSEVVLVYAKAPQGIVGTSIKKLIAFERVFVAAGGTQNVKLELDPCKSFNIIQNTAYNVLPSGIHGIEIGNNATIATTLQVNLHH; from the exons ATGGCATGTTTTAGGTTGATCCTAGTGTGTTTTCTTTGGTTTGCTTTGTTAGCCATGAGTTATGGTAGAGAGATGAACCCAAAGGCTCTATCACTATCTAATGATGATGTAAGTCATGTATGCCACCCTTCGAGATTCATGAAACTTGGGTTGGAGATGAGCAAGTTTGCATACTGCGACTCTTCACTGTCATATGAAGTGAGGGCAAAGGACTTGGTGGACCGGATGACACTGGCAGAGAAGGTGCAACAGACGGGAAATACAGCCGCAGGAGTGGCGAGGATTGGACTTCCTAAGTACGAGTGGTGGTCAGAAGCACTCCATGGTGTCTCAAATGTTGGTCCCGGCACTATTTTCGATGATGTTGTTCCCGGTGCTACAAGTTTTCCGGTTGTTCTTCTCACTGCCGCATCTTTCAATCAGTCACTCTGGAAAAACATAGGCGAG ATTGTGTCGACTGAAGCAAGGGCAATGTATAATCTAGGAAGAGCTGGATTGACATTTTGGAGTCCCAACATAAATGTGGTGAGAGATCCAAGATGGGGAAGATGTCATGAGACACCCGGTGAAGATCCATATGTAGTTGGTGTATATGCTACCAATTATGTGAGGGGGCTTCAGGATGTTAAAGGGACAGAAAACACTACAGATTTGAACTCTAGACCTCTGAAGGTTGCTTCTTGCTGTAAGCACTATGCCGCCTATGATCTTGATAGTTGGCTTGGAGTGGATCGATTCCATTTCAATGCTAAG GTTACCGAACAAGATATGATGGAAACTTTTCTTCGTCCTTTTGAGATGTGTGTCAAAGATGGTGATGTTTCCAGTGTGATGTGCTCTTTTAATCGTGTCAATGGCATTCCAACCTGCGCCGATCCTAATCTTTTAAAGGGCCTCATCAGAGGCGAATGGGATCTTCATGG ATATATTGTCGCTGATTGTGATTCTGTTGAGGTAATTGTGGATTATACCAAATTTTTAGGGGACAATAAAGAGCAAGCTTCTTCACAAACCCTTACAGCAG gcTTGGATCTGGATTGTGGAACTTTCTATCCTGAAAGTCTCCAAAGCGCGGTTCGTGCAGGATTAATTAAAGAAAGTGACATTGATAGATCACTTAGGTATCTTTATGTTGTGTTGATGAGGCTTGGTTTCTTCGATGGAAGTCCTGAATTCCAATCTCTTGGTAAGGATGATGTATGCTCCGCTGAACATGTAGAGTTGGCCGCTCAGGCAGCAAGGGAAGGAATTgtacttttgaaaaatgatgatGATACTTTACCTCTCGATATCAACAAAGTTAATAGCATTGCAATAGTAGGACCTCATGGCAATGCCACAACTGCCATGATTGGAAACTATGCCGGTGTCCCCTGTAAGATGGTTTCTCCATTTGATGCATTTTCCGCAATCAAGAACAAAAAGGTGACATTTGAAACGGGATGTTCCAATGTTACATGTGTTGGTAACGATGGATTAATTTTCACAGCAATGGAATCCACTAAAAATGCAGATGCTACATTATTGTTTGTGGGTTTAGATCTCTCCATAGAGGCGGAGTGGGTAGATAGGAAGAATCTCCTGCTTCCAGGAGACCAAACTGACCTCATCAACCAAGTAGCTGCAACTGCCAAAGGTCCGGTTGTTCTTGTAATCATGTCTGGTGGAGGGGTTGATATTACTTTTGCTAAGAATAATCCAAAAATCAAATCCATTTTATGGGTTGGATATCCTGGTGAAAAAGGAGGCCAGGCCATTGCAGATGTTGTGTTTGGCAATTACAATCCAg GGGGTAGATTACCTATGACATGGTACGAAGCTGATTATGTTGACCAGATCCCAATGACATCAATGCAACTGAGGCCGGTTGAAAGCTTAAATTATCCTGGAAGGACTTACAGGTTCTTTAATGGGTCAACTGTTTATCCATTTGGTTATGGAATGAGTTACACAAAATTTGCATACAAGCTTGTATCATCCACTCAAAAGCTAGACTTCAAATTGGAAAACCACCAGCATTGTCGCGTGGTCAACTATTCGGATCCCAAATTTAAGTCAGATTGTCCGGCTGCTGGAGTGGACCAACTAAGCTGTGAAGCCAATACAGTGACACTTGAAGTAGCAGTGCAAAATGTGGGTGACAAGGATGGGAGTGAGGTTGTACTCGTATATGCAAAGGCTCCACAGGGTATTGTTGGAACTTCTATTAAGAAACTGATAGCATTTGAGAGAGTATTTGTAGCTGCTGGTGGAACCCAAAATGTCAAATTGGAACTTGATCCTTGCAAGAGCTTCAATATCATCCAAAACACCGCTTACAATGTGTTGCCATCTGGTATCCATGGAATCGAGATTGGAAATAATGCCACGATCGCAACGACTCTTCAAGTCAACCTCCATCATTag
- the LOC107418605 gene encoding uncharacterized protein LOC107418605 isoform X2, giving the protein MGTQQIGLLLIEVSFIYRPSCPLVVMKLGKRGKQLLSLLVQLLMIAVLVYCHIYQSFLSYGVFAVGGFLVSASLLFS; this is encoded by the exons ATGGGGACCCAACAAATTGGGTTATTGTTGATAGAG gTATCTTTTATCTACAGGCCAAGTTGTCCACTAGTGGTGATGAAGCTTGGAAAGAGAGGGAAGCAGCTGCTTTCGCTCTTGGTGCAATTGCTGATGATTGCAGTGCTGGTCTATTGCCACATTTACCAGAG TTTCCTCTCATATGGAGTATTTGCTGTTGGAGGCTTTCTCGTTTCAGCAAGTTTATTATTCAG
- the LOC132800740 gene encoding uncharacterized protein LOC132800740 translates to MHCPDENMVRIFDFILEGDARKWWKVEKTRRRHTWDQFKVAFTTKYCLPAYLEARRREFEELRQGNMTVSEYERKFRELSEFCMHMIPDDHTKKVRFIDGLNENIALTLAGSVHPTYQFARDAALELERQVEMSKPSRRRSFEGLYSGAPSQGASKKSHSSGSSGSGGPSPRGRFQRRGSYYQVMEADLILLDLSGLDVILGMDWLTRNHASVDCYNKEVTFRRPSLPEVVFRGEVGRPLPRLISTLTAKKLLNKGCQGYLAHVIDTRVSGVRLEDVPVVRDFPDVFPKELPGLPSERELRIRELDIPKTAFRTRYGHYEFLVMSFRLTNAPAAFMDLINRVFRSYLDRFVIVFIDDILIYSKSQEEHVRHLKRVLQTPRWHQLYAKFDKVGLHANAESKGGNVCLTATEAARAKLPYA, encoded by the exons ATGCACTGCCCCGACGAAAATATGGTTAGGATCTTCGATTTTATATTAGAAGGTGACGCCAGGAAGTGGTGGAAGGTGGAAAAGACTCGTAGGAGGCATACatgggatcagtttaaggttgccttcaCCACCAAATATTGCCTTCCTGCCTACCTTGAGGCCAGAAGGAGAGAGTTTGAGGAGCTGCGGCAGGGGAACATGACTGTTTCTGAGTACGAGAGAAAGTTTCGGGAGCTATCTGAATTCTGTATGCATATGATTCCCGATGACcatacgaagaaggtgaggtttatAGATGGCTTGAACGAGAACATAGCCCTCACCCTTGCTGGATCAGTGCATCCTACTTATCAGTTCGCTAGGGATGCAGCGCTGGAGTTAGAGAGGCAGGTGGAGATGAGTAAGCCGTCGAGGCGTAGATCATTTGAAGGTTTGTATAGTGGGGCACCTAGTCAGGGAGCATCCAAGaagagccatagttcaggctcatcgGGTAGTGGTGGACCAAGCCCACGGGGCAGATTTCAGCGGAGAGGCAGTTATT atcaagtgatggaggcagACTTGATCTTATTGGATCTATCTggacttgatgtaatcttgggcatggattggttaaCAAGGAACCATGCTTCTGTAGATTGTTATAATAAAGAAGTTACATTTAGGAGGCCAAGTTTGCCTGAAGTGGTATTTCGTGGGGAAGTTGGGAGGCCTTTGCCAAGATTAATATCTACCCTCACTGCTAAGAAGCTATTGAATAAGGGTTGCCAAGGGTATttagctcatgtgatagatacccgagtaagtggggtcagattGGAAGATGTGCCCGTGGTGAGGGACTTTCCGGATGTGTTTCCTAAGGAGTTACCGGGATTGCCttcggaaagggaa TTAAGGATTCGAGAGTTGgatattcctaagactgcctttaggacgaggtacggacattatgagttCCTAGTGATGTCATTCAGActtaccaatgccccagcagcttttatggatttgatcaACCGGGTGTTTCGTTCGTACTTGGAccgttttgtcattgtatttatagatgacatcctgatctattctAAAAGCCAAgaggagcacgtgaggcatttgaagagagtgctccaaactccaAGATGGCATCAGCTTTacgctaaattcgacaa ggttgggttgcatgctaatgcagaatcaaagggtggtaacGTATGCCTCACGGCAACTGAAGCAGCACGAGCAAAACtaccctacgcatga